The nucleotide sequence cacctttttttcttctttctttctttccagacaCAGGAGATAATCAACAAAGACCAGGCTCCCTTTTAAAtccaataagaaacattttacaacctacTCCCTCTCAAGTCTACTATCTGAAGGTTCCTCTGCACAGTAAAACTTGGCCTCCCCACCTCTTTATCTTAACCTAAACATTTCCTTTCAATAGATCCCTGGTCTTAGATAAACTCATCCAATTATcaaccagataatttttaaatctatctatAAGCTGGAAGCCCCCCTCCTTCAAgttgtcccacttttctggaTCAAATCAACGTATTTCTTAAATGCACTTAGTTGAagtcatgtctccctaaaatgcataaaaccaagctgcaccctgaTCACCTTGGACACACGTTCTCAGAACCTCCTGAGGGCTGGGTCACACGACATGGTCaatcatatttggctcagaataaatatctccaaatattttgCAGAGTATGACTCTTTTCCTCAACAAGGTCATGATGATTAGGGTCAAAATTCACCGATATGAAGGACAGCCCCAATTTCTTGACTCAGAGaaataaagcaagagaaaacacatggaggaggaggaggaggaggaggagaagaaccTGGAGCTCCCGCCTGCCCCTGGGTGAGTCCTGGAGGTGGAAGGAGAGGTACTTGATCCTGAGTTGGCCCCTGCTCCACCTGAAACAGAACCCTGGAGTGCCACTCCCTGAATGCGGCCCAGCTCTACCCAGGTTAGACACTCCCTTGCCCTAGAGCCTGGGTCCTCCCTGGCCCCCGCTACCACTGCTTCCTCAGAGCCCAGGCCCAGTGCACCACATCTGCCTCTGCACGGCTCTGGGAGGGCTGCACCAAGGACAATCTAGTCTCAGAGGGGACTTCCTGGACACAGGCGGGTCCTGACACCCTGAGGGAACAGAGGAGAATGGCCTTCACAGGGGCTGCTGTCTTGGGGCTCACAGAAGCCGCCTCTCCAGCGACCAGACTCAGAACCTACCCAGAGGCCCAGGCTGGTGAGGATGCCCTGGCTGGGCCTTTCATGTGGATGAAGGCAGTTCCCACCTCAGCCAACGTCTAAAACCCCGAGGAGAATCAAACCTGAAAGAGTCCCTGTCCTCCTTCCCAGAGGGGAAAGGCAGTTCCTGAAACCTCAGTAGAAGAGAAAATGCTGTGAGGGTTCAAGGGACCAAGGACGCCCTTCCCAGGCCAGCAAGGCCAGAGTAGGAGGAAGCTGCACCCACCTCCAGGGGACATGTGAGGTTTTAGAGGCTCAGGCAAGTCAAGGGCAAACGCCCTGTACTCCCCGCAGGGTCATGAGCACTCCCCACCTACTGGAGTTGGGCTCCAGAAGGCCAGGACATTATCCCTGCATCTCCCCTGCCTCCAGGACTCAGGCCTGAGCTCCCAGGTTGGCCAGGAAAAGCTAGTGGTAGCTCTAGCTGGCCATGGACATACAGGCTGGGACATGCAGGCCAACAAAGAGGTGCTGGGCCCTCAAGAGAACTTCTAGACTTCCTAGACACTCCAGAGACACAGAGACGTCCAGGCAGGACAGGGAGAGCCTGGAAGCAGCTGTGAGCAAGTGCAGGTGCCCGTCCCAACACACAGAGCTAAGCTCTGTTCAACCATTTGCTAAGCCAGACCCATCCCAGGGCCCAGAGGTGCAAACAGTGACCCCACTCAGGACTTGGAAGGAGGAGCACAGGAAAAGCCCCAAATTGGCCAAAAAAACTGTCAGAAATGTGGCAGTTATTTCATAAGTACATGAATAATAAACCCaaacaatggaaaacaaaactaaacaaaggcAAATGTGAATGGAAACGTGATGAGTGAGAGCAGGAGACTGTCTCAGTTGGAAGCAAGCACAGCAGTCACCACTACTTCATTCAATGACGTCAAGATTTATTCAAAAGCATTGGCCTGGGGAGTGTAGGGAACCTGGACTAAGACAAGGAATGGGGCACAGCTTGGAGAAAAAGGGGAGAGTCTCAGGGCAGAAATAGAGCACCAGCCTTAGGAATTATTTATTGTGGCATCAGACCAATGACTACAAGGACATCAGCATGCAAGGGGCGGTGTTAGCCCCCGGGAGTGAGCAGCTGTCTTCAGATGAACTTTCAGACCACGTCATGCTGGAAGCAGAACTCTCACATGGAGCAGTCAGGGATTTGATTGAGTGTGGTTGGATGTATGTGcttaaataggaagagaaagtCTAAGGGACAGTGTGTGTGAAGTGAAATGTGAATGTTTTATTTGAACTCCCTGCAGTTCTCCCCCTCCCTGCAGCATCTGGGACCCTCCGCTGTTGAAGACAGTGGTTGATGATGGGGAACAGCAAAGGGCAAGCAAGTGGTCAAATTACTTTCTCTCCACATTTCAGAGAATGCACTGACTAAGGATCTGGACAATCTCTGACCTATCAATGCAGGGGGTGGCTCTTGGGTTAAATCACTTCCTAAAGAGACATCTCCGTGCCCTGCtgggaggcctatggtgaacctGTGATAGACCTGGGGACCAGGACTTGGTGAAGGGGGCAtaggtctgagggaggaggtgcACAAGAGCTCCATACCATGCAGGCTGAAACTGGAGTCGGCTGGTCTAGGGCGTCCCACGGGACTAGGTGTGGGTGGTAGAGGGTAGCATTGGGGGAAGGCTGCCCGACAGCGTGGAATGCACAATGGGGTTACTAGGAAAGAAGGGCTGATCCCAGCCATGTGGTTTGCTTGGGGTATCATCAAGGGCTGCTGATACAGGGGTGCTGCCTTCCCTTCTTCTGCAGGTGAAAAAGGCACATTCTCTCTTCTCATGTCTGAGATGTCTCCATCTTGAGCATGGAACTCCAAGCTGAAGTCATCAACGGAAGGTATGATGTACTGGATCTGCACAGGGGACTGCAGGCCATCTTCTGACCTCAGGACATGCTCAGGGACAATCACAAGGACTGTGTTCTCCAGGGTCAGCTGCAGCACTGTCTCTGGGGCCAAGATGAGGATGACCTCTTCCAGGCTCAACCTCACTTCTGTCCCTTGTTCCAGGACTATCATGAGCTCCTCAGTGCCAGAATCCTGCTGCTTCTGTGGAAAGACAGTCCTCAGTATTCTGCCCT is from Homo sapiens chromosome 8 genomic patch of type FIX, GRCh38.p14 PATCHES HG76_PATCH and encodes:
- the PRR23D1 gene encoding proline-rich protein 23D1 (The RefSeq protein has 1 substitution, 1 frameshift compared to this genomic sequence) codes for the protein MYGYRRLRSPRDSQTEPQNDNEGETSLATTQMNPPKRRQVEQGPSTGAKKPSISGAPHLNSYQSLELPQNQQDSGTEELMIVLEQGTEVRLSLEEVILILAPETVLQLTLENTVLVIVPEHVLRSEDGLQSPVQIQYIIPSVDDFSLEFHAQDGDISDMRRENVPFSPAEEGKAAPLYQQPLMIPQANHMAGISPSFLVTPLCIPRCRAAFPQCYPLPPTPSPVGRPRPADSSFSLHGMELLCTSSLRPMPPSPSPGPQVYHRVHHRPPSRARRCLFRK